A section of the Perognathus longimembris pacificus isolate PPM17 chromosome 7, ASM2315922v1, whole genome shotgun sequence genome encodes:
- the LOC125354457 gene encoding ceramide-1-phosphate transfer protein isoform X2 — protein MEASESDFNLKVVLVSFKQCLTEDEEVLLDHYINSWKGLVRFLNSLGTIFSFISKDVASKLQTMEQLRSGPQREHYTSLQSMVAYEVGNKLVDLDRRSRYPDSGCRTVLRLHRALRWLQLFLESLRTSPEDARTAVLCTDSYNASLAAYHPWIVRRAVTVAFCTLPTRKVFLEVMNVGSPEQAIEMLGEALPFIEHVYDVSQKLYADNSLLDLP, from the exons ATGGAAGCTTCAGAGTCGGATTTCAACCTGAAGGTCGTCCTGGTCAGTTTTAAGCAGTGTCTGACGGAGGACGAGGAGGTACTGCTAGACCACTACATCAACAGCTGGAAGGGACTGGTCAG GTTTCTGAACAGCCTGGGCACCATCTTCTCATTCATCTCCAAGGACGTGGCCTCAAAGCTGCAGACCATGGAGCAGCTGCGGAGTGGCCCACAGCGTGAGCACTACACTAGCCTGCAGTCCATGGTGGCCTATGAGGTTGGGAACAAGCTAGTGGATCTGGACCGCCGCTCCCGCTACCCTGACTCTGGCTGCCGGACTGTGCTGCGCCTGCACCGTGCGCTGCGCTGGCTGCAGCTGTTCCTGGAAAGCCTGCGCACCAGCCCCGAGGACGCACGCACTGCGGTGCTCTGTACTGACTCCTACAACGCCTCACTGGCGGCCTACCACCCCTGGATCGTGCGCCGGGCTGTCACCGTGGCCTTCTGCACGCTGCCCACCCGCAAGGTCTTCCTGGAAGTCATGAACGTGGGGTCCCCCGAGCAGGCCATAGAGATGCTGGGTGAAGCCCTGCCCTTCATTGAGCATGTGTATGACGTTTCCCAGAAGCTCTATGCTGACAACTCCCTGCTGGACTTGCCCTAG
- the LOC125354457 gene encoding ceramide-1-phosphate transfer protein isoform X1 — protein sequence MPNSMCVESAKGIAAVWFASKNMYLLGRELSSYWKMEASESDFNLKVVLVSFKQCLTEDEEVLLDHYINSWKGLVRFLNSLGTIFSFISKDVASKLQTMEQLRSGPQREHYTSLQSMVAYEVGNKLVDLDRRSRYPDSGCRTVLRLHRALRWLQLFLESLRTSPEDARTAVLCTDSYNASLAAYHPWIVRRAVTVAFCTLPTRKVFLEVMNVGSPEQAIEMLGEALPFIEHVYDVSQKLYADNSLLDLP from the exons ATGCCAAATTCTATGTGTGTGGAATCTGCCAAGGGCATAGCTGCTGTCTGGTTTGCGTCTAAGAACATGTACCTTTTGGGGAGAGAGCTCAG CTCATATTGGAAGATGGAAGCTTCAGAGTCGGATTTCAACCTGAAGGTCGTCCTGGTCAGTTTTAAGCAGTGTCTGACGGAGGACGAGGAGGTACTGCTAGACCACTACATCAACAGCTGGAAGGGACTGGTCAG GTTTCTGAACAGCCTGGGCACCATCTTCTCATTCATCTCCAAGGACGTGGCCTCAAAGCTGCAGACCATGGAGCAGCTGCGGAGTGGCCCACAGCGTGAGCACTACACTAGCCTGCAGTCCATGGTGGCCTATGAGGTTGGGAACAAGCTAGTGGATCTGGACCGCCGCTCCCGCTACCCTGACTCTGGCTGCCGGACTGTGCTGCGCCTGCACCGTGCGCTGCGCTGGCTGCAGCTGTTCCTGGAAAGCCTGCGCACCAGCCCCGAGGACGCACGCACTGCGGTGCTCTGTACTGACTCCTACAACGCCTCACTGGCGGCCTACCACCCCTGGATCGTGCGCCGGGCTGTCACCGTGGCCTTCTGCACGCTGCCCACCCGCAAGGTCTTCCTGGAAGTCATGAACGTGGGGTCCCCCGAGCAGGCCATAGAGATGCTGGGTGAAGCCCTGCCCTTCATTGAGCATGTGTATGACGTTTCCCAGAAGCTCTATGCTGACAACTCCCTGCTGGACTTGCCCTAG